From Halomicrobium salinisoli, the proteins below share one genomic window:
- a CDS encoding GH32 C-terminal domain-containing protein, which translates to MAESETAVALLCGSEQSREQVAAESWCRSAGFDVDVIRAEAVAGDASLSPYDVVWWHADAVPDAPSVADLGSELRSFVADGGGLVLSLAALSAVDELGIDPVAPDDVVVDPDGPPAGPLLKSLHEDLPVFEGVERRSITREATGATVARYEAVLPERGEVLAATRLPDRDEPGLVTAVGWSVGEGSVVGLGDCLVFDAEPPADVATARDALATSLLANVADTALPDRPHDAEGLAALRERLADDPHRPSYHLSPPANWLNDPNGLVQWNGRYHVFYQYNPGGPNHDTIHWGHAVSDDLLHWEDEPVALTPSPDGPDRDGCWSGCAVDDDGTPTLLYTGGRGADQLPCLAITDDPDLRTWAKSPDNPIIEAPPEEPAVLSTDHWDGEFRDHCVWREDGTWYQLIGAGLADGGGAALLYAAEDLREWEYRGPILTGDYGIDGVVWECPELLDLGDRSLLHVSNYEDVVYFLGEYADGAFEPEERGLLDHGDFYAPQSMRTDDGRLLTWGWLPEARTESAHWDAGWAGALSLPRELSVDGDGDLRQRPAPELRDLRGARESREDWTVAPDSPSELDLAGRSLELRAEVALADADAAELAVLETPDREERTALRYTREGDLVVDRSAASLDPETSEEELRMPVPPYDEPLDLQVYVDGSVVEVFANERHCLTARVYPTREDATGVSLTARGGAAEVSLDAWELAGTF; encoded by the coding sequence ATGGCCGAATCGGAGACAGCAGTCGCGCTCCTCTGCGGGAGCGAGCAGTCGCGGGAGCAGGTCGCCGCCGAGTCGTGGTGCCGGTCCGCCGGGTTCGACGTCGACGTCATCAGGGCCGAGGCCGTCGCCGGAGACGCGTCGCTGTCGCCCTACGACGTCGTCTGGTGGCACGCCGACGCGGTACCCGACGCGCCGTCCGTCGCCGACCTGGGGTCCGAGCTCCGGTCGTTCGTCGCCGACGGCGGCGGCCTGGTGCTGTCGCTGGCCGCCCTGTCGGCCGTCGACGAGCTCGGCATCGACCCCGTCGCGCCCGACGACGTCGTCGTCGACCCCGACGGCCCGCCCGCGGGCCCCCTCCTGAAGTCCCTCCACGAGGACCTCCCCGTCTTCGAGGGCGTCGAGCGCCGGTCGATCACCCGCGAGGCCACCGGCGCCACGGTTGCGCGGTACGAGGCCGTCCTCCCCGAGCGCGGCGAGGTACTGGCCGCGACGCGCCTGCCGGACCGCGACGAACCCGGCCTCGTGACCGCCGTCGGCTGGTCGGTCGGCGAGGGCAGCGTCGTGGGTCTCGGCGACTGCCTCGTCTTCGACGCCGAGCCGCCGGCGGACGTCGCGACCGCGCGGGACGCGCTGGCGACGAGCCTCCTCGCCAACGTCGCCGACACTGCCCTGCCCGACAGGCCTCACGACGCCGAGGGGCTGGCCGCGCTGCGCGAGCGCCTCGCCGACGACCCCCACCGGCCGAGCTACCACCTGTCGCCGCCGGCCAACTGGCTGAACGACCCCAACGGGCTGGTCCAGTGGAACGGCCGCTACCACGTCTTCTACCAGTACAACCCCGGCGGCCCGAACCACGACACGATCCACTGGGGCCACGCCGTCTCCGACGACCTCCTCCACTGGGAGGACGAGCCCGTCGCGCTGACGCCCTCCCCCGACGGCCCGGACCGCGACGGCTGCTGGTCGGGCTGTGCGGTCGACGACGACGGCACGCCGACGCTGCTGTACACCGGCGGCCGCGGCGCCGATCAGCTCCCCTGTCTCGCCATCACCGACGATCCCGACCTGCGGACCTGGGCGAAGTCCCCCGACAACCCGATCATCGAGGCACCCCCCGAAGAGCCCGCCGTCCTCTCGACGGACCACTGGGACGGCGAGTTCCGCGACCACTGCGTCTGGCGCGAGGACGGCACCTGGTACCAGCTGATCGGCGCCGGCCTGGCGGACGGCGGCGGGGCGGCGCTGCTGTACGCCGCCGAGGACCTCCGCGAGTGGGAGTACCGCGGCCCGATCCTGACCGGCGACTACGGGATCGACGGCGTAGTCTGGGAGTGTCCGGAACTGCTGGACCTCGGCGACCGGAGCCTCCTGCACGTCTCGAACTACGAGGACGTCGTCTACTTCCTCGGCGAGTACGCCGACGGCGCTTTCGAGCCAGAGGAGCGGGGCCTGCTGGACCACGGCGACTTCTACGCCCCGCAGTCGATGCGGACCGACGACGGGCGCTTGCTCACCTGGGGGTGGCTCCCCGAGGCTCGGACCGAGAGCGCTCACTGGGACGCCGGCTGGGCGGGCGCGCTGTCGCTGCCCCGCGAGCTGTCGGTGGACGGCGACGGCGACCTCCGCCAGCGGCCGGCGCCCGAACTGCGGGACCTGCGCGGGGCCCGCGAGAGCCGCGAGGACTGGACCGTCGCCCCCGACAGCCCGTCGGAGCTCGACCTGGCCGGGCGGTCGCTGGAGCTCCGCGCCGAGGTGGCGCTGGCCGACGCCGACGCGGCCGAGCTGGCGGTGCTGGAGACGCCCGACCGCGAGGAGCGGACGGCGCTGCGCTACACCCGCGAGGGCGACCTGGTCGTCGACCGGTCCGCCGCGAGCCTCGACCCCGAGACGTCCGAGGAGGAGCTCAGAATGCCGGTGCCGCCGTACGACGAGCCGCTCGACCTGCAGGTCTACGTCGACGGGTCCGTGGTCGAGGTGTTCGCCAACGAGCGTCACTGCCTGACGGCCCGCGTCTACCCGACCCGCGAGGACGCGACCGGCGTCTCGCTGACCGCGCGGGGCGGGGCCGCCGAGGTGTCGCTGGACGCCTGGGAACTGGCCGGGACGTTCTGA
- a CDS encoding glycoside hydrolase family 68 protein, which yields MDSADRHASGYRARSGWSRDHAAALERTDDAVAPVFYPPESDPADDVHVWDTWLLRDRRGRIAEVDGYRVAFHLTAPADLLPGKRHDVATIRYSYSPDGHSWEMVEPVFEAPLGQRQWAGSALYDDGDLYVFYTAAGRAGDKDLTYDQRVVGAGGGSIETDGGGGLAVTGPWEHQVLVEPDGERYEREDQSRGMTYTFRDPWFYEDPETGTASLLFEANVPVPEGSDACGGDAEQQAFNGCVGLAESPSGDPLEWELREPILDAVCVNQELERPHVLRRDGRYYLFVSSHRHTFAPGLDGFDALYGFVADSLRGDYEPLNGSGLVVTNPENAPYQSYSWMVLPHGDEALVQSFFNYYDFAAPSMDAVADLPDAEQRRRFGGTMAPTLRLGVDGTTARIRGKLDHWRVPLPREDLPPLESELFEASADRDRRSYGGRSWPT from the coding sequence ATGGATTCAGCCGACCGTCACGCGTCCGGCTACCGGGCCCGCTCGGGCTGGTCCCGGGACCACGCCGCCGCCCTGGAACGGACCGACGACGCCGTCGCGCCGGTGTTCTATCCCCCTGAGTCCGACCCCGCCGACGACGTCCACGTGTGGGACACGTGGCTGCTCCGCGACCGGCGCGGACGGATCGCCGAGGTCGACGGCTACCGCGTCGCCTTCCACCTGACCGCGCCGGCCGACCTGCTGCCGGGCAAGCGCCACGACGTCGCGACGATCCGGTACAGCTACTCCCCCGACGGGCACTCCTGGGAGATGGTCGAGCCCGTCTTCGAGGCGCCCCTGGGCCAGCGCCAGTGGGCCGGGTCGGCGCTGTACGACGACGGCGACCTCTACGTCTTCTACACGGCCGCGGGCCGCGCCGGGGACAAGGACCTGACCTACGACCAGCGCGTCGTCGGCGCGGGCGGCGGGAGCATCGAGACCGACGGTGGTGGCGGCCTCGCCGTGACGGGTCCCTGGGAGCATCAGGTGCTCGTCGAACCGGACGGCGAGCGCTACGAGCGCGAGGACCAGTCCCGCGGGATGACCTACACCTTTCGGGACCCCTGGTTCTACGAGGACCCGGAGACGGGGACGGCGTCCCTCCTGTTCGAGGCCAACGTCCCGGTCCCCGAGGGCAGCGACGCCTGCGGCGGGGACGCCGAGCAGCAGGCCTTCAACGGCTGCGTCGGGCTGGCCGAGTCCCCCTCGGGCGACCCGCTGGAGTGGGAACTGCGGGAGCCGATTCTCGACGCCGTCTGCGTCAACCAGGAACTGGAGCGACCCCACGTCCTCCGCCGGGACGGCCGGTACTACCTCTTCGTCTCGAGTCACCGCCACACGTTCGCGCCCGGGCTGGACGGGTTCGACGCGCTGTACGGCTTCGTCGCCGACTCGCTGCGCGGGGACTACGAACCCCTGAACGGGTCGGGGCTGGTCGTCACCAACCCCGAGAACGCCCCCTACCAGTCGTACTCGTGGATGGTCCTGCCCCACGGGGACGAGGCGCTCGTCCAGAGCTTCTTCAACTACTACGACTTCGCGGCGCCGTCGATGGACGCGGTCGCCGACCTGCCCGACGCCGAGCAGCGCCGCCGGTTCGGCGGGACGATGGCGCCGACGCTCCGGCTGGGCGTCGACGGGACGACCGCGCGGATCCGCGGGAAACTCGACCACTGGCGCGTGCCCCTCCCGCGCGAGGACCTGCCGCCGCTGGAGTCGGAACTGTTCGAGGCGTCCGCCGACCGTGACCGGCGGTCCTACGGCGGTCGCTCCTGGCCGACGTAG
- a CDS encoding AIR synthase family protein, whose protein sequence is MTDLGKIDRDFFDEVIYPNLGADRDDVVVGPQHGVDFGVLSVGDRAVVLATDPVSILPDLGWERAGRLALEVVLADVAVSGVPPTHLAVSLSLPPDVTDDELTRLWRAISDHAADLGVSVASGHTARYPGIDTSWVGGATALGVGDPDDVVRPDGARPGDDLVISTGPAAEVTGLFATLFPEALGLDAETVATAQERVEDVAVVADARAAFESGDVTAMHDATEGGIQGGLAEMADGAGVRFDLDREAVPVAPGVEAVCDAVGIDPWASSSAGTLLIAVADGAGAVVDALESRGTPAAVVGEVSAGEGVYVDGERVRAPDADPAWAVFRDLSER, encoded by the coding sequence ATGACCGACCTGGGGAAGATCGATCGCGACTTCTTCGACGAGGTGATCTACCCGAACCTCGGTGCCGACCGGGACGACGTGGTCGTGGGACCGCAACACGGCGTGGACTTCGGAGTGCTCTCGGTGGGCGACCGCGCGGTCGTGCTCGCGACCGATCCGGTCTCGATCCTGCCGGACCTCGGCTGGGAGCGGGCCGGCCGGCTGGCGCTGGAAGTCGTGCTCGCCGACGTGGCCGTCTCCGGGGTCCCGCCGACGCACCTCGCCGTCTCGCTGTCGCTGCCGCCGGACGTGACCGACGACGAACTCACCCGGCTGTGGCGAGCGATCAGCGACCACGCGGCCGACCTCGGCGTGAGCGTGGCGTCGGGCCACACCGCGCGCTACCCCGGCATCGACACGTCGTGGGTCGGCGGCGCGACCGCGCTGGGCGTGGGCGACCCCGACGACGTGGTCCGGCCGGACGGCGCGCGCCCGGGCGACGACCTCGTGATCTCCACGGGGCCCGCCGCGGAGGTGACCGGCCTGTTCGCGACGCTGTTCCCGGAGGCGCTGGGGCTGGACGCGGAGACGGTCGCGACCGCACAGGAGCGAGTCGAGGACGTCGCCGTCGTCGCGGACGCGCGGGCGGCCTTCGAGAGCGGCGACGTGACGGCGATGCACGACGCGACCGAGGGCGGGATCCAGGGCGGACTCGCGGAGATGGCCGACGGCGCCGGCGTCAGGTTCGATCTGGACCGCGAGGCCGTCCCGGTGGCGCCGGGCGTCGAAGCGGTCTGCGACGCCGTCGGGATCGACCCCTGGGCGTCCAGCAGCGCCGGGACGCTCCTGATCGCCGTCGCCGACGGGGCCGGCGCGGTCGTCGACGCGCTGGAATCGCGGGGGACCCCGGCGGCCGTCGTCGGCGAGGTCTCGGCCGGCGAGGGGGTCTACGTCGACGGCGAGCGCGTCCGCGCGCCCGACGCCGACCCGGCCTGGGCGGTGTTCCGCGACCTCTCCGAGCGGTGA
- a CDS encoding ABC transporter ATP-binding protein — protein sequence MSDEQRDDAGSGASGGVAVEDLTVRFGDVTALRDVSLSIDDGEFFTLVGPSGCGKTTTLRAVAGLESPDEGRVRIGGTDVTGRPPEDRDVGVVFQNYALFPHMSVRENVAYGLRFADPPGGATTGERVAELLDLVDMADLADRDPEQLSGGQQQRVALARALAPGPDVLLLDEPLSALDAQLRQRLRVRIRDIQRDLGITTIYVTHDQAEALAISDRVAVLRDGRVEQVATPETVYREPATRFVAEFVGDNNVLDGEATEDGRVRVAGVSASEASGGSSDSSDGVDLPLPPGADVGPGDAVTVAVRPEDLAVGGTRDDPAASRDATLTATVRTVEFLGDAYRVHCEWQGRDLIAKTAATEPPSETVELGVAADDVRLL from the coding sequence ATGAGCGACGAGCAGCGGGACGACGCCGGGTCGGGGGCGAGTGGCGGCGTCGCCGTCGAGGACCTCACGGTCCGCTTCGGCGACGTGACTGCGCTGCGGGACGTCTCCCTCTCGATCGACGACGGCGAGTTCTTCACGCTCGTCGGGCCCTCGGGCTGCGGCAAGACGACCACGCTGCGAGCCGTCGCGGGCCTGGAATCGCCCGACGAGGGCCGCGTTCGCATCGGGGGGACGGACGTGACCGGTCGGCCGCCGGAGGACCGCGACGTCGGCGTCGTGTTCCAGAACTACGCCCTCTTCCCGCACATGAGCGTCCGCGAGAACGTCGCCTACGGCCTGCGCTTCGCCGACCCGCCCGGCGGCGCGACGACCGGGGAGCGCGTGGCCGAACTGCTCGACCTGGTGGACATGGCCGACCTCGCGGACCGGGACCCCGAGCAGCTCTCGGGCGGCCAGCAGCAGCGCGTCGCGCTCGCCCGCGCGCTCGCGCCGGGGCCGGACGTCCTGCTGCTCGACGAGCCGCTGTCGGCGCTGGACGCGCAGCTCCGACAGCGCCTGCGCGTCCGCATCCGCGACATCCAGCGGGACCTCGGAATCACGACGATCTACGTCACCCACGACCAGGCCGAGGCGCTGGCGATCAGCGACCGCGTGGCCGTGTTACGGGACGGCCGCGTCGAGCAGGTGGCCACGCCGGAGACGGTGTACCGCGAGCCGGCCACCCGGTTCGTCGCGGAGTTCGTCGGCGACAACAACGTCCTCGACGGCGAGGCGACGGAGGACGGACGCGTCCGCGTGGCGGGGGTCTCCGCGAGCGAAGCGAGCGGAGGCTCGTCGGACTCGTCCGACGGCGTCGACCTGCCGCTGCCGCCCGGCGCGGACGTCGGGCCCGGCGACGCGGTGACGGTCGCAGTGCGCCCTGAGGACCTCGCCGTCGGCGGGACGCGAGACGATCCGGCAGCGTCTCGGGACGCGACGCTGACCGCGACCGTCCGGACCGTCGAGTTCCTCGGCGACGCCTACCGCGTCCACTGCGAGTGGCAGGGGCGGGACCTGATCGCCAAGACAGCCGCCACCGAGCCCCCGTCTGAGACGGTCGAACTCGGCGTGGCCGCCGACGACGTCCGCCTCCTGTGA
- a CDS encoding ABC transporter permease, whose amino-acid sequence MRTDRVAIPAGVAATVAALAVLFYYPVWSVLVAAVYQGGRLTLAPLAEVLTDPFYTGVAHHLVTDPLGVPGGVVEWLAAGAPPVRLGLFGFTAYQAALSTAASVLLGLPGAYLLARFEFPGRRLLRSVTILPFVLPSIMVAVGFLAMFGRTGLFNDLIGPLGLGPVELVGTLEIVVLAHAFYNAPLVTRLVTAAWESVDRRQVETARTMGASPLQAFRDVVAPQLLASLATAALMTFVFTFMTFPIVLALGGLELATVEVWLYARVQDLDLAEAATLGTLETVLSLGLTYAYLRYEAAQVRAGGAGESLDRTPLFDGLRSLDARRLVLLAYAGVALVVFAGPLLSLVVESVTGPDGGLTLEYYAFLLELQRGTAAGSVRPLPAVRNSLLFGAGTLLLALPMGVLVSVVATRGGRGSRAAEALLSAPLAVSGIVVGLGLLQTLVFGTELFGHRVVVTGAGAVVAAHAVAAYPFVSRNVTPALGGLDGRLTDAARTLGASRARALVDVELPLVAGALVAGAAFAFAISVGEFDSTVLLAEGVDSYTMPVALERYVGNRSLGPNLGPATAMGTVLLAVTAVSFVVIDRVGGRWER is encoded by the coding sequence ATGCGGACCGACCGGGTCGCCATCCCCGCGGGCGTCGCCGCCACCGTCGCGGCGCTCGCGGTCCTCTTCTACTACCCGGTCTGGAGCGTCCTCGTCGCCGCCGTCTACCAGGGCGGGCGCCTCACGCTCGCGCCGCTGGCGGAGGTCCTCACGGATCCCTTCTACACCGGCGTCGCCCACCACCTCGTGACGGACCCGCTCGGCGTCCCCGGCGGCGTCGTCGAGTGGCTCGCCGCGGGCGCGCCGCCGGTCAGGCTCGGCCTGTTCGGCTTCACCGCCTACCAGGCCGCGCTCTCGACGGCCGCGAGCGTCCTGCTGGGGCTGCCCGGCGCCTACCTGCTCGCCCGCTTCGAGTTCCCCGGCCGCCGCCTGCTGCGGTCGGTGACTATCCTCCCGTTCGTCCTGCCCTCTATCATGGTCGCGGTGGGCTTTCTCGCCATGTTCGGCCGGACCGGGCTGTTCAACGACCTCATCGGGCCGCTCGGGCTGGGTCCGGTCGAGCTCGTCGGCACGCTGGAGATCGTCGTGCTGGCCCACGCCTTCTACAACGCGCCGCTGGTGACGCGGCTGGTGACCGCGGCCTGGGAGTCCGTCGACCGCCGGCAGGTCGAGACGGCCCGGACGATGGGCGCATCGCCGCTGCAGGCCTTCCGCGACGTCGTCGCCCCCCAGCTCCTGGCGAGCCTCGCGACCGCCGCTCTGATGACGTTCGTGTTCACGTTTATGACCTTCCCCATCGTGCTCGCGCTGGGCGGACTGGAGCTGGCGACGGTCGAGGTGTGGCTGTACGCGCGCGTCCAGGACCTCGACCTCGCCGAGGCGGCGACGCTGGGGACGCTGGAGACGGTCCTCTCGCTGGGGCTGACCTACGCCTACCTCCGCTACGAGGCCGCCCAGGTGCGGGCCGGCGGCGCGGGCGAGTCGCTCGATCGGACGCCGCTGTTCGACGGCCTGCGGTCGCTCGACGCGCGCCGCCTGGTGCTGCTCGCCTACGCCGGCGTCGCGCTGGTCGTGTTCGCCGGCCCGCTCCTGAGCCTGGTCGTCGAGAGCGTCACGGGGCCGGACGGCGGGCTCACGCTGGAGTACTACGCCTTCCTCCTGGAGCTGCAGCGCGGCACCGCCGCGGGGAGCGTCCGCCCGCTGCCCGCCGTCCGCAACTCGCTGCTGTTCGGCGCCGGGACGCTGCTGCTGGCGCTCCCGATGGGCGTGCTCGTCTCCGTCGTGGCGACGCGTGGCGGCCGGGGGTCCCGGGCGGCCGAGGCGCTGCTGTCGGCGCCGCTGGCGGTCAGCGGCATCGTCGTCGGCCTCGGCCTCCTGCAGACGCTCGTGTTCGGGACGGAGCTGTTCGGCCACCGCGTCGTCGTCACGGGCGCGGGCGCCGTCGTCGCGGCCCACGCCGTCGCGGCCTACCCGTTCGTCTCGCGAAACGTGACGCCCGCGCTGGGCGGGCTGGACGGGCGGCTGACCGACGCCGCCCGCACGCTCGGGGCGTCGCGCGCCCGGGCGCTCGTCGACGTGGAACTCCCGCTCGTCGCCGGCGCGCTCGTCGCGGGCGCGGCCTTCGCCTTCGCCATCAGCGTCGGCGAGTTCGACTCGACGGTCCTCCTCGCCGAGGGCGTCGACAGCTACACGATGCCGGTCGCGCTGGAGCGGTACGTCGGGAACCGCTCGCTCGGGCCGAACCTCGGCCCGGCCACGGCGATGGGCACCGTCCTGCTCGCGGTGACGGCCGTCAGCTTCGTGGTCATCGACCGCGTCGGGGGGCGGTGGGAGCGATGA
- a CDS encoding thiamine ABC transporter substrate-binding protein, giving the protein MRRRTFLGRTGVGVAGLAGLAGCVDGGSDGEAGTATDGSTDTVTEASTGTATGTTAGPSGTLTVATYSSFTGEDTAGNWLKSAFESEYPGVTVEFATPENGVNQYVQRKQRGAPIDADLFVGLNTGELVRVDEQLDAQLFATVEDRLEGADRVKEDLRIDPQGRAVPYDTGYISLVYDEDEVDEPATFDSLLEPAYEDALITQNAQQSDPGRAFLLWTIHEQGPDQYLDYWQGLVDNGVRIMSDWEPAYNAYTAGEAPMVVSYSTDQVYYHGEDVDVSRHQVGFINDQGYANPEAMARFVDSDRPDLAERFMEFVLTDEAQAEIAVRNVQFPAVEGVEPGGDFGEYALEPPEAVTYTYEELSGNVGEWIEQWARQVAGN; this is encoded by the coding sequence ATGAGACGACGAACGTTTCTCGGGCGGACCGGCGTCGGCGTCGCCGGCCTCGCGGGGCTGGCGGGCTGCGTCGACGGCGGATCGGACGGCGAGGCGGGCACGGCGACCGACGGGTCGACCGACACCGTGACGGAGGCGTCGACGGGCACCGCGACCGGCACGACGGCCGGGCCTAGCGGGACGCTCACCGTGGCGACCTACAGCTCGTTCACCGGCGAGGACACGGCCGGCAACTGGCTCAAGTCGGCCTTCGAGTCGGAGTACCCCGGCGTCACCGTCGAGTTCGCGACGCCGGAGAACGGCGTCAATCAGTACGTCCAGCGCAAGCAGCGCGGCGCGCCCATCGACGCCGACCTCTTCGTCGGCCTCAACACGGGCGAACTGGTCCGCGTCGACGAGCAGCTGGACGCGCAGCTGTTCGCGACCGTCGAGGACCGGCTCGAGGGGGCCGACCGGGTCAAGGAGGACCTCCGGATCGACCCGCAGGGGCGGGCCGTTCCGTACGACACGGGCTACATCAGCCTCGTCTACGACGAGGACGAGGTCGACGAGCCGGCCACCTTCGACTCGCTGCTCGAACCGGCCTACGAGGACGCCCTGATCACGCAGAACGCCCAGCAGTCCGACCCCGGTCGGGCGTTCCTGCTGTGGACCATCCACGAGCAGGGGCCCGACCAGTACCTCGACTACTGGCAGGGACTGGTCGACAACGGCGTCCGGATCATGAGCGACTGGGAGCCCGCGTACAACGCCTACACCGCGGGCGAGGCGCCGATGGTCGTCTCCTACTCCACGGATCAGGTGTACTACCACGGCGAGGACGTCGACGTGTCCCGCCACCAGGTCGGGTTCATCAACGACCAGGGGTACGCCAACCCGGAGGCGATGGCGCGCTTCGTCGATTCCGACCGGCCCGACCTCGCGGAGCGGTTCATGGAGTTCGTCCTCACCGACGAGGCCCAGGCCGAGATCGCCGTTCGGAACGTCCAGTTCCCCGCCGTCGAGGGCGTCGAGCCCGGCGGCGACTTCGGCGAGTACGCCCTGGAGCCGCCGGAGGCGGTCACCTACACCTACGAGGAGCTGTCCGGCAACGTGGGCGAGTGGATCGAGCAGTGGGCGCGCCAGGTCGCCGGTAACTGA
- a CDS encoding N-6 DNA methylase: protein MADERTIARLRERVGRDSDAHRTYRERVTEALASDEAARRAFAAWRRAFVAAHGDVLGDLDASAEAVFADRAYYGVVVDRLVDAVEGAYGLEVRNRDVDGPLVAGGGLREAADGIEALAELAALDRSALADLDADALRDLYEGIVPREVRLALGEYHTPRGVSDLAVDALAADPAEATYLDPGCGSGAFLAACVERVAAAAPDDSAAVVDRVTDSVFGIDLSPVAVASARLTYLLALTPHLDAAGRVTVPVYHGDALGLMDATDESGEEDGRDLAAALPPVDCLVGNPPWITWDRLPDRLQDRWRDRSEELDLFPHEGAAALLGHGNDDLAVPFVWVCADRYLGESGEVSVVLKRSVTKGPAGRLFRSLRVGDRPLALSHVHDFGSLAPFGDQVAAGAAVFTLRADEAASFPAPVTAWERDGSTPGYGSGAAVRARLAREETALVPVDPEDPASAWIRRDAERAALGEAGQEIRHGLKDDAEDVFSVDRDLLDRIEPDLVYPYLKSRHVVRYGHFGHDLRLVPMREAHEDNEARLRERYPETYRYLREHRDALEARSSSWLDNGPFYNVFGLGEYTWADYRVVWCRLGYKPHFAVVSTADDPDLGEKQVLPGDHYMFVTTDDEREAHFLCALLNSAPYQRSLRDVAGDGKASLTKSTVSRLALPDYPGTERAEELAERSMTAHDVVADHDHLSKRAYRDREVPELAAVQAQIDDLAESLVAERNE from the coding sequence ATGGCAGACGAGCGGACCATCGCGCGGCTCCGAGAGCGGGTCGGGCGCGACAGCGACGCCCACCGGACCTACCGCGAGCGCGTCACCGAGGCGCTGGCGAGCGACGAGGCGGCCCGCCGGGCGTTCGCGGCGTGGCGTCGGGCGTTCGTCGCCGCCCACGGCGACGTCCTCGGCGACCTCGACGCGAGCGCAGAGGCGGTGTTCGCGGACCGCGCCTACTACGGGGTCGTCGTCGACCGCCTCGTCGACGCCGTCGAGGGCGCCTACGGCCTCGAGGTCCGGAACCGGGACGTCGACGGGCCGCTCGTCGCCGGCGGCGGGCTGAGAGAGGCGGCCGACGGGATCGAGGCGCTGGCGGAGCTGGCGGCGCTGGACCGGTCGGCGCTCGCCGACCTCGACGCCGACGCGCTGCGCGACCTCTACGAGGGGATCGTCCCGCGCGAGGTCCGCCTGGCGCTGGGGGAGTACCACACGCCCCGCGGCGTCTCGGACCTCGCCGTCGACGCGCTGGCGGCCGACCCCGCCGAGGCGACGTACCTCGACCCCGGATGCGGTTCGGGGGCCTTCCTCGCGGCCTGCGTCGAGCGCGTGGCCGCGGCCGCCCCCGACGACTCCGCGGCGGTCGTGGACCGCGTCACCGACTCGGTGTTCGGGATCGACCTCAGCCCCGTCGCCGTCGCGAGCGCCCGTCTCACGTACCTGCTCGCGCTGACGCCGCACCTCGACGCGGCCGGGCGCGTGACCGTCCCCGTCTACCACGGCGACGCGCTTGGATTGATGGACGCCACCGACGAGAGCGGCGAGGAGGACGGCCGGGACCTCGCGGCGGCGCTCCCGCCGGTCGACTGCCTCGTCGGGAATCCGCCGTGGATCACCTGGGACCGGCTGCCCGACCGGCTCCAGGACCGCTGGCGGGACCGCTCCGAGGAACTGGACCTGTTCCCTCACGAGGGGGCCGCCGCGCTGCTTGGCCACGGCAACGACGACCTCGCGGTGCCGTTCGTCTGGGTGTGCGCCGACCGCTACCTCGGCGAGAGCGGCGAGGTCAGCGTCGTCCTCAAGCGGTCGGTCACGAAGGGGCCGGCGGGGCGGCTGTTCCGCTCGCTGCGCGTCGGCGACCGGCCCCTCGCCCTCTCGCACGTCCACGACTTCGGCTCGCTGGCGCCGTTCGGCGACCAGGTCGCCGCCGGGGCGGCCGTCTTCACGCTCCGGGCAGACGAGGCCGCGTCGTTCCCGGCGCCGGTCACCGCCTGGGAGCGGGACGGATCGACGCCCGGCTACGGGAGCGGTGCCGCAGTCCGGGCGCGACTGGCTCGCGAGGAGACGGCGCTGGTCCCAGTCGACCCCGAGGACCCGGCCTCGGCGTGGATCCGACGGGACGCCGAGCGGGCGGCGCTGGGCGAGGCCGGCCAGGAGATCCGCCACGGGCTCAAGGACGACGCCGAGGACGTCTTCTCCGTCGACCGGGACCTGCTGGACCGGATCGAACCGGACCTGGTGTACCCCTACCTCAAGTCCCGCCACGTCGTCCGGTACGGCCACTTCGGCCACGACCTGCGGCTGGTCCCGATGCGGGAAGCCCACGAGGACAACGAGGCGCGCCTGCGCGAGCGCTACCCCGAGACCTACCGGTACCTCCGCGAGCACCGGGACGCCCTCGAAGCGCGGTCCTCCTCGTGGCTGGACAACGGGCCGTTCTACAACGTCTTCGGCCTCGGGGAGTACACCTGGGCCGACTACAGGGTGGTCTGGTGCCGACTGGGGTACAAGCCCCACTTCGCCGTCGTCTCGACGGCCGACGACCCCGACCTCGGCGAGAAGCAGGTGCTCCCCGGCGACCACTACATGTTCGTCACCACCGACGACGAGCGCGAGGCCCACTTCCTCTGTGCCCTGCTGAACTCGGCGCCCTACCAGCGCTCGCTGCGGGACGTCGCCGGCGACGGCAAGGCCAGCCTCACGAAGTCGACCGTCTCGCGGCTGGCACTGCCCGACTACCCCGGCACCGAGCGCGCCGAGGAACTGGCCGAGCGCTCGATGACGGCCCACGACGTCGTCGCCGACCACGACCACCTGAGCAAGCGCGCCTACCGCGACCGCGAGGTCCCGGAACTGGCCGCCGTCCAGGCCCAGATCGACGACCTCGCGGAGTCGCTCGTCGCGGAGCGAAACGAGTGA